A genomic window from Peromyscus maniculatus bairdii isolate BWxNUB_F1_BW_parent chromosome 1, HU_Pman_BW_mat_3.1, whole genome shotgun sequence includes:
- the LOC102920612 gene encoding olfactory receptor 5AN6, with translation MTGGRNSTAITKFILVGFSDFPKLKLVLFVAFLGIYLSTVVWNLGLIILIRIDPYLHTPMYFFLSNLSFLDFWYISSTTPKMLSGFFQKPKSISFLGCTMQYFFFSSLGLAECCLLAAMAYDRYAAICNPLLYTAIMSPSLCVQMVVGAYITGLFGSLIQLCAILQLHFCGPNVINHFFCDLPQLLVLSCSETFPLQILKFVIAVIFGVASVLVILISYTYIVATILKISSADGRAKAFNTCASHLTAVTLFFGSGLFVYMRPSSDSSQGYDKMASIFYTVLIPMLNPLIYSLRNKDIKDALKRCKKRCFSHCHC, from the coding sequence ATGACCGGAGGAAGGAACAGTACAGCCATCACCAAGTTCATTCTTGTGGGATTCTCAGACTTTCCCAAGCTCAAGCTGGTTCTCTTTGTTGCCTTCTTGGGAATTTATCTCTCCACAGTGGTGTGGAACCTGGGCCTCATCATCTTGATTAGGATTGACCCTTACCTACATACACctatgtacttcttcctcagcaACTTGTCATTTTTAGATTTCTGGTACATTTCCTCTACAACCCCTAAAATGCTCTCAGGATTCTTCCAGAAGCCTAAATCCATCTCCTTTTTGGGGTGCACCATGCAATACTTCTTCTTCTCAAGCCTGGGTCTGGCTGAGTGCTGTCTTCTGGCAGCCATGGCTTATGACCGGTATGCTGCCATTTGTAATCCTCTGCTCTACACAGCCATCATGTCCCCTTCCCTCTGTGTGCAGATGGTGGTGGGAGCGTATATCACTGGTCTCTTTGGTTCACTGATACAACTGTGTGCTATACTTCAGCTGCATTTCTGTGGGCCAAATGTTATCAACCACTTCTTTTGTGACCTCCCTCAGTTATTAGTCCTCTCCTGCTCTGAAACTTTCCCCCTGCAAATTCTGAAGTTTGTAATAGCAGTGATTTTTGGGGTGGCATCCGTCTTGGTCATCCTGATATCCTACACTTATATTGTTGCCACAATCCTGAAGATCAGCTCAGCAGATGGCAGGGCCAAGGCTTTCAATACCTGTGCCTCTCACCTGACAGCAGTCACTCTCTTTTTTGGATCAGGACTCTTTGTCTACATGCGCCCCAGCTCTGACAGTTCTCAGGGCTATGACAAGATGGCATCAATCTTCTATACAGTGCTGATTCCTATGTTGAACCCTCTGATTTACAGTCTCAGGAACAAGGACATCAAAGATGCTCTTAAGCGATGTAAGAAGAGGTGCTTTTCTCATTGCCACTGTTAA